A stretch of the Halorussus lipolyticus genome encodes the following:
- a CDS encoding helix-turn-helix domain-containing protein, with protein sequence MSESTTQGQIYECDDCGSVAFEGSSACCDAEMSRVEASPVRHPDLAVVLREVFGISETGLRVCLCLMEDGESTAVDIADRLDIDRSTVGRQLNHLTDIGVLDKRQRLLKNGGYVNVYSPVPVEEVRKRLTVGLYAWMAEALDIVEHVNREKLDALARADGDGPGGEDDASDAIYWDE encoded by the coding sequence ATGAGTGAGAGTACCACGCAGGGTCAGATTTACGAGTGCGACGACTGCGGTTCGGTCGCGTTCGAAGGCTCCTCGGCGTGTTGCGACGCCGAGATGAGTCGCGTCGAGGCCTCACCCGTCCGGCACCCCGACCTCGCGGTGGTCCTCCGGGAGGTCTTCGGCATCTCCGAGACGGGCCTGCGGGTCTGTCTCTGCCTGATGGAGGACGGCGAATCAACCGCTGTGGACATCGCCGACCGACTCGACATCGACCGGAGTACGGTGGGCCGACAACTGAACCACCTGACCGACATCGGCGTGCTGGACAAGCGCCAGCGCCTCCTCAAAAACGGCGGGTACGTCAACGTCTACTCGCCGGTCCCGGTCGAGGAGGTCCGCAAGCGACTCACGGTCGGTCTCTACGCGTGGATGGCGGAGGCCCTCGACATCGTGGAACACGTCAACCGCGAGAAACTCGACGCGCTGGCCCGCGCCGACGGCGACGGTCCGGGCGGCGAGGACGACGCCTCGGACGCGATTTACTGGGACGAGTAG
- a CDS encoding MmgE/PrpD family protein: MTTTADIADFALGLDFSDLSDDTVDELKKRVLDSIGIAVSAMDEEPVGVVGDTVAEFGGEGCTLWGGAGGAETASPPDATMYNTALVRYLDYMDSFLAPGETPHPSDNIAGIVACGEYAEASGKDLLTAVGVAYEVQAALAWNAPVRERGWDHVTHTVISSATGAGAILGLDREQLRSAIGIAGTAHNALRVTRTEAISEWKGIASANAGRNAVYSAFLAKHGMDGPKNLFEGQKGWKQTVSGEFEAEFTPAERVHDVMTKKYVAETYAQSAVEGIIELAEREDIDPEAVAEIRLDTFAGAKLIIGGGEGSRYEVETKAQADHSLPYMLAVSLIDREMGNDQYDPERIRGDDVQGLLRKVAVAENPDLTERFEAGEMPAEIEVEMADGTVHRIEKNQFEGHPNGSMSWDEIERKFHETAGERYDETRRGQIIDTVLQLEEREVADLVELLD, from the coding sequence ATGACCACGACCGCCGACATCGCCGACTTCGCGCTCGGCCTCGACTTTTCGGACCTGAGCGACGACACCGTGGACGAGTTGAAAAAGCGGGTTCTGGACTCCATCGGCATCGCCGTCTCCGCGATGGACGAGGAGCCAGTCGGCGTGGTCGGCGACACCGTGGCCGAGTTCGGCGGCGAGGGATGCACGCTCTGGGGCGGCGCTGGTGGTGCCGAAACCGCCTCGCCGCCCGACGCGACGATGTACAACACCGCGCTGGTCCGGTACCTCGACTACATGGACTCGTTTCTCGCGCCCGGCGAGACGCCCCACCCGAGCGACAACATCGCCGGCATCGTCGCCTGCGGGGAATACGCCGAGGCCTCCGGGAAGGACCTCCTCACGGCGGTCGGCGTGGCCTACGAAGTGCAGGCCGCGCTGGCGTGGAACGCGCCGGTCCGCGAGCGAGGATGGGACCACGTGACACACACCGTGATTTCCTCTGCTACCGGGGCCGGGGCGATTCTGGGCCTCGACCGCGAACAGTTGCGGTCGGCAATCGGCATCGCCGGCACCGCCCACAACGCGCTCCGCGTGACCCGAACCGAGGCCATCTCGGAGTGGAAGGGCATCGCGTCGGCCAACGCCGGCCGGAACGCGGTCTACTCGGCCTTCCTCGCCAAGCACGGGATGGACGGCCCGAAGAACCTATTCGAGGGCCAGAAGGGGTGGAAACAGACTGTCTCCGGCGAGTTCGAGGCCGAATTCACCCCCGCCGAGCGCGTCCACGACGTGATGACCAAGAAGTACGTCGCCGAGACCTACGCCCAGTCGGCCGTCGAGGGCATCATCGAACTCGCCGAGCGCGAGGACATCGACCCGGAGGCCGTCGCCGAAATCCGCCTCGACACCTTCGCCGGCGCGAAACTCATCATCGGCGGCGGCGAGGGCAGTCGCTACGAGGTCGAGACCAAAGCGCAGGCCGACCACTCCCTGCCCTACATGCTCGCCGTCTCGCTCATCGACCGCGAGATGGGCAACGACCAGTACGACCCCGAGCGCATTCGAGGCGACGACGTGCAGGGCCTCCTCAGAAAAGTCGCGGTCGCCGAAAATCCCGACCTCACCGAGCGATTCGAGGCCGGCGAGATGCCCGCCGAAATCGAGGTCGAGATGGCCGACGGGACGGTCCACCGAATCGAGAAAAACCAGTTCGAGGGCCACCCCAACGGCTCGATGTCGTGGGACGAAATCGAACGCAAGTTCCACGAGACCGCGGGAGAGCGATACGACGAGACCCGACGCGGCCAGATTATCGACACCGTGCTTCAGTTGGAGGAGCGAGAGGTCGCGGACTTGGTGGAACTGCTGGATTAG
- a CDS encoding PH domain-containing protein translates to MARGAPALWSTLLGLPFVGVGGWLYVGQTTYPEIIGLPFAFFGAFVVAVGAYVHAVSPTEPRLSDGEELLEKRHPTQRVARVKIFVGLPLLVATIYMLFLTMVPYVYPTATFVVGLYAFSSGLYTYWTNSLTTYYVTTRRIIKEYRFLSLVRREIPREKIRGVQERKSAIEALVGLGNVLVASGGGRSLEIRMRNMERSESFADSIRNLVSES, encoded by the coding sequence ATGGCGCGCGGCGCACCCGCACTCTGGAGTACCCTGCTCGGTCTCCCGTTCGTCGGCGTCGGCGGGTGGCTCTACGTCGGCCAGACGACCTACCCCGAGATTATCGGCCTGCCGTTCGCGTTCTTCGGCGCGTTCGTCGTCGCCGTCGGGGCCTACGTCCACGCGGTGTCGCCGACCGAACCGCGGTTGAGCGACGGCGAGGAGCTACTCGAAAAGCGTCACCCGACCCAGCGCGTGGCCCGAGTCAAGATTTTCGTCGGCCTGCCACTGCTGGTGGCGACCATCTACATGCTGTTTCTCACGATGGTGCCCTACGTCTATCCGACCGCGACGTTCGTGGTGGGTCTCTACGCCTTCTCGTCCGGGCTATACACCTACTGGACCAACTCGCTGACGACCTACTACGTGACGACCCGGCGAATCATCAAGGAATATCGGTTCCTCTCGCTGGTTCGGCGGGAGATTCCCCGCGAGAAGATTCGGGGCGTCCAAGAGCGCAAGTCGGCAATCGAGGCGCTGGTCGGTCTGGGCAACGTGTTGGTGGCCAGCGGCGGCGGGCGCTCGCTGGAGATTCGGATGCGAAACATGGAGCGTTCAGAATCGTTCGCCGACAGCATCCGGAATCTGGTGTCGGAATCCTAA
- a CDS encoding CGCGG family rSAM-modified RiPP protein, giving the protein METSSHDSETDREQDADRERDTGREHDADLDSDVEPITDRVHDNSWSANLEKPQHAERRSLVVEQAKSAVEHTASGHHVNLVTHGDHGHPDEYLYDALAEAFGEDCSWEYVEQCGCGGHVTRVHVE; this is encoded by the coding sequence ATGGAAACCAGTAGCCACGACAGCGAAACCGACCGAGAGCAGGACGCGGACCGGGAACGCGACACGGGCCGGGAACACGACGCCGACCTCGACAGCGACGTGGAACCGATTACCGACCGCGTTCACGATAACTCGTGGTCGGCCAACCTCGAAAAGCCCCAGCACGCCGAGCGCCGCAGTCTCGTGGTCGAACAAGCCAAATCCGCGGTCGAACACACTGCAAGCGGGCACCACGTCAATCTCGTGACGCACGGGGACCACGGCCATCCCGACGAGTACCTCTACGACGCGCTCGCCGAAGCGTTCGGCGAAGACTGCTCGTGGGAGTACGTCGAGCAGTGTGGTTGTGGCGGTCACGTCACCCGCGTCCACGTCGAGTGA
- a CDS encoding phosphosulfolactate synthase, translating to MDRAFDFLHVNERESKPREKGITEIRGPYYDPMGPRELRDILDTMGEYVDIYKFSGGSFALMPEEAVTELIETCHEYDVQVSTGGFVESVLVRDHGHVEEYVEEAAELGFDIVEISSGFIAIDADDLVALTELVQQKGLKAKPEINVQFGAGGASSVEELESESAIDPASAIREAERHLDAGAYKIMVESEGITERVREWRTDVAFEIANEVGVENCVFEAADPQVFEWYIKNFGPEVNLFVDNSQIVELECMRSGLWGKKSSWGRVTSYDS from the coding sequence ATGGACCGAGCATTCGACTTTCTGCACGTCAACGAGCGCGAATCGAAACCGCGGGAGAAGGGCATCACCGAGATTCGGGGGCCGTACTACGACCCGATGGGGCCGCGCGAGTTGCGCGACATCCTCGATACGATGGGCGAGTACGTGGACATCTACAAATTCTCTGGCGGGTCGTTCGCGCTGATGCCCGAGGAGGCCGTGACCGAACTCATCGAGACCTGCCACGAGTACGACGTACAGGTCTCGACCGGCGGGTTCGTCGAGAGCGTCCTCGTCAGGGACCACGGCCACGTCGAGGAGTACGTCGAGGAGGCCGCCGAGTTGGGATTCGACATCGTGGAAATTTCCTCGGGGTTCATCGCCATCGACGCCGACGACTTGGTGGCGCTGACCGAACTGGTCCAACAGAAGGGCCTGAAGGCCAAGCCCGAAATCAACGTCCAGTTCGGCGCGGGCGGGGCGTCGAGCGTGGAGGAACTAGAGAGCGAATCCGCAATCGACCCGGCGAGCGCGATTCGGGAGGCCGAGCGCCACCTCGACGCGGGGGCGTACAAAATCATGGTCGAGTCCGAGGGCATCACCGAGCGAGTTCGGGAGTGGCGGACCGACGTGGCCTTCGAAATCGCCAACGAGGTCGGGGTCGAGAACTGCGTGTTCGAGGCCGCCGACCCGCAGGTCTTCGAGTGGTACATCAAGAACTTCGGGCCGGAGGTCAACCTGTTCGTGGACAACTCCCAAATCGTGGAACTGGAGTGCATGCGCTCGGGCCTGTGGGGCAAAAAGAGTTCTTGGGGGCGTGTCACGTCCTACGATTCGTAA
- a CDS encoding MBL fold metallo-hydrolase — protein sequence MNLSYQHANPSTGGGSYLLRFRDASLERTPCLLVDSGVGVDLDSLLADDEYLAAVLLTHAHLDHYASLADSLRDGAPVYASEPTANVLENVLVEGEKNYEIGAAESAVDALKPIDGWQTIVPEVDVAPVPAGHAPGAAGFVVRFEDGSRANHLLFTGDFTDRPVAGYPGLSSDLPVDIDALFVNVSTTDEFEETLSDSLFTLVERVQAGSSVLATASALTAVHYAYLLGHLGERLGGSIPVTLAGQAAKLYADFGYDVPNVETTPVFDSCDELLERGTVTFAGPEVPTEGSAHRLFTAIEDDSTATLVQLTGGATNPVKTAGCTIYDYEVVNHPSMGVIDELVEEFDPIHVVAGHGPRRALRNFRGRYDERFVWASDDDRQQTLYEDGRWSPPPWLSETAVQSIRAQDWRSNGARFGDIVDGEEGLPRVERVESVDLEAEGLDVARFDNRFNRENGEETDQSAETPASPAEPGDDSAAATSSPEESSPDAAAAADSASPTADEFPAVEEAENFRHEVLDKLESLESAMAGTRLRARVVDGGEDVTMLRLLDDADLEHGEEIAVVVPDGDDD from the coding sequence ATGAACTTGAGCTATCAACATGCAAACCCCTCTACGGGCGGTGGCTCGTACCTCCTTCGCTTCCGAGACGCATCTCTCGAACGCACGCCCTGCCTCCTCGTGGACTCGGGCGTCGGCGTCGACCTCGATTCGCTTCTGGCCGACGACGAGTATCTCGCGGCGGTCCTGCTGACCCACGCCCACCTCGACCACTACGCCTCGCTGGCCGACTCGCTCCGGGACGGTGCGCCCGTCTACGCCTCCGAACCCACCGCGAACGTCCTCGAAAACGTGCTGGTCGAGGGCGAGAAGAACTACGAAATCGGCGCGGCCGAGTCGGCGGTGGACGCGCTCAAACCCATCGACGGGTGGCAGACCATCGTGCCCGAGGTCGATGTCGCACCCGTTCCGGCGGGCCACGCGCCCGGCGCGGCCGGGTTCGTCGTCCGGTTCGAGGACGGGTCGCGGGCCAACCACCTGCTGTTCACCGGCGACTTCACCGACCGACCCGTGGCGGGCTATCCGGGCCTCTCGTCGGACCTGCCGGTGGACATCGACGCGCTGTTCGTCAACGTCTCGACCACCGACGAGTTCGAGGAGACCCTCTCGGACTCGCTGTTCACGCTCGTTGAGCGCGTGCAAGCCGGGTCGTCGGTGCTGGCGACGGCGAGCGCGCTGACCGCGGTTCACTACGCCTACCTGCTGGGCCACCTCGGCGAGCGTCTGGGCGGGTCCATCCCGGTCACGCTGGCCGGGCAGGCCGCCAAACTCTACGCCGACTTCGGCTACGACGTGCCCAACGTCGAGACGACGCCCGTGTTCGACTCGTGCGACGAACTCCTCGAACGCGGGACCGTCACCTTCGCCGGGCCGGAGGTCCCCACCGAGGGGAGCGCCCACAGACTGTTCACAGCCATCGAGGACGACTCGACGGCCACCCTCGTCCAGTTGACCGGCGGCGCGACGAACCCCGTCAAGACCGCCGGGTGTACTATCTACGACTACGAGGTCGTCAACCACCCTTCGATGGGCGTCATCGACGAACTGGTCGAGGAGTTCGACCCCATCCACGTCGTCGCGGGTCACGGACCCCGGCGTGCGCTCCGGAACTTCCGGGGTCGGTACGACGAGCGATTCGTCTGGGCCAGCGACGACGACCGACAGCAGACTCTCTACGAGGACGGCCGGTGGTCGCCCCCGCCGTGGTTGAGCGAAACCGCGGTCCAGTCCATCCGCGCCCAAGACTGGCGCTCGAACGGCGCTCGCTTCGGCGACATCGTGGACGGCGAGGAGGGTCTGCCCCGCGTCGAGCGCGTCGAATCCGTGGACCTTGAAGCCGAGGGCCTCGACGTGGCCCGATTCGACAACCGATTCAACCGCGAGAACGGCGAGGAGACCGACCAGTCGGCCGAGACGCCAGCCTCGCCGGCGGAACCGGGCGACGATTCGGCGGCGGCGACGAGTTCGCCGGAGGAGAGTTCGCCAGACGCGGCGGCGGCGGCCGATTCGGCCTCGCCGACCGCCGACGAGTTCCCGGCCGTCGAGGAGGCCGAAAACTTCCGCCACGAAGTCCTCGACAAACTCGAATCGCTGGAGTCGGCGATGGCGGGTACCCGGCTCCGCGCTCGCGTCGTGGACGGCGGCGAGGACGTGACGATGCTCCGTCTGCTGGACGACGCGGACCTCGAACACGGCGAGGAGATAGCGGTCGTCGTGCCCGACGGCGACGACGACTGA
- a CDS encoding aldo/keto reductase, protein MEYETVQGEEVPKIGLGTWRMHGEICRQAVATALEAGYRHVDTAQAYDNERQVGRAIAESPVAREDVFLTTKVWPGHVDRASIRSSVASSLAQLGVEYVDLLLIHWPNPIASTAEVMAGLNDCRDEGFTRHVGVSNFGADQLKTARAVSDAPIFTDQVQFHPYQPQRDLRAYCQAHDILLTAYSPLAHGGILRDDVLGELAVKYDKSPAQVALRWVVQQDGVVAIPKSASEAHLRENLDVFDFRLTATEMVRVERPSMLKTGASFLRSRLGV, encoded by the coding sequence ATGGAATACGAGACGGTGCAGGGCGAGGAGGTCCCGAAAATCGGCCTCGGCACGTGGCGAATGCACGGCGAAATCTGCCGGCAGGCAGTCGCCACCGCCCTCGAAGCGGGGTATCGCCACGTCGACACCGCCCAAGCCTACGACAACGAGCGACAGGTCGGCCGCGCCATCGCCGAGTCGCCGGTGGCCCGCGAGGACGTGTTTCTGACCACGAAGGTCTGGCCCGGCCACGTCGATAGGGCGTCCATCCGGAGTTCGGTCGCGTCGAGTCTGGCCCAACTCGGCGTTGAGTACGTCGATTTACTCCTCATCCACTGGCCCAACCCCATCGCTTCCACCGCGGAGGTGATGGCCGGACTGAACGACTGCCGCGACGAGGGCTTCACCCGCCACGTCGGCGTCAGCAATTTCGGTGCGGATCAACTCAAAACCGCGCGCGCTGTGTCCGACGCGCCGATTTTCACCGATCAGGTCCAGTTTCACCCCTACCAGCCACAGCGCGACCTCCGGGCGTACTGTCAGGCCCACGATATTCTCCTGACGGCCTACAGTCCGCTGGCCCACGGCGGCATCCTGCGCGACGACGTGCTTGGGGAACTCGCCGTCAAGTACGACAAGTCCCCCGCGCAGGTGGCGCTCCGGTGGGTCGTCCAGCAGGACGGCGTGGTCGCCATCCCCAAATCAGCCAGCGAGGCCCACCTCCGGGAGAATCTGGACGTGTTCGACTTCCGACTCACCGCGACCGAGATGGTCCGCGTCGAGCGCCCCTCGATGCTCAAGACCGGGGCCTCCTTTCTCCGGAGTCGCCTCGGGGTGTGA
- a CDS encoding RDD family protein: MPSPTLDLFGVLHVDRPGKVRAELDDFADDADALFIEQPETEVTLGTFGRTGLRAPVFLLGALLHLALFTPFYAVLNREYDEAEAIAVRRIADERGLPVHEVDDHPVLYMSRAGPRWIVANWLALAGLAWAFGVSFLAIAGVLLLAGAITIGTARLDRRLWLVVSIPATWGGLLLAGTIGLLPTGVLAVVLLFYLATAGSLNEHRNRHMLRNIADIADREEYDHACLVTGKGHLAGLVSLAGDRDLAVSRMHVSRWLRRSDDVTDDPDPERVGENSGLGWFRTAFGLTRPDARPSTETEVLGRRTLAAVLDLAGVVVATFVGGVVLGAVAALALGESALSSGLLVGFAVSPVLYFVVWETLLGRTPGKWLLGLVVVAEDGSVPSRRALLVRNLLRPLDFVPFYALGLVSVLATDRAQRVGDLLADTVVVRTE, from the coding sequence GTGCCCTCTCCGACGCTCGACCTGTTCGGCGTTCTCCACGTGGACCGACCGGGGAAAGTCCGAGCGGAGTTAGACGACTTCGCGGACGACGCCGATGCCCTGTTTATCGAACAACCCGAAACCGAGGTCACGCTCGGGACTTTCGGTAGGACCGGCCTCCGCGCGCCGGTGTTCCTCCTCGGGGCGCTCCTCCACCTCGCGCTGTTCACGCCCTTCTACGCCGTGCTGAATCGGGAGTACGACGAGGCCGAGGCCATCGCCGTCCGGCGAATCGCCGACGAGCGCGGCCTCCCGGTCCACGAGGTCGACGACCACCCCGTCCTCTACATGAGCAGGGCGGGACCGCGCTGGATAGTCGCTAACTGGCTCGCGCTCGCCGGTCTGGCGTGGGCCTTCGGCGTCTCGTTTCTCGCAATCGCCGGCGTCCTGCTTCTGGCGGGCGCAATCACAATCGGGACGGCGCGACTCGACAGACGACTCTGGCTGGTCGTCTCCATCCCCGCGACGTGGGGCGGTCTCCTGCTCGCTGGAACCATCGGCCTGCTCCCGACCGGCGTCCTCGCCGTCGTCCTCCTGTTTTACCTCGCCACCGCGGGAAGTCTCAACGAGCATCGCAACCGCCACATGCTCCGGAACATCGCCGACATCGCCGACCGCGAGGAGTACGACCACGCCTGCCTCGTCACCGGAAAGGGCCACCTCGCCGGCCTCGTCAGTCTCGCTGGCGACCGGGACCTCGCCGTCTCCCGGATGCACGTCTCCCGGTGGCTCAGACGCTCCGACGACGTGACCGACGACCCCGACCCCGAGCGAGTCGGCGAGAACTCCGGTCTGGGGTGGTTCCGGACCGCGTTCGGCCTCACCCGGCCCGACGCCCGACCCAGCACTGAGACCGAGGTCCTCGGCAGGCGGACGCTCGCCGCGGTCTTAGACCTCGCGGGCGTCGTCGTCGCCACGTTCGTTGGGGGCGTCGTCCTCGGTGCTGTCGCCGCCCTCGCGCTCGGCGAGTCCGCGCTCAGTTCCGGCCTCCTCGTCGGATTCGCCGTTTCCCCGGTCCTCTACTTCGTCGTCTGGGAGACGCTGTTGGGTCGCACGCCCGGCAAGTGGCTCCTCGGACTGGTCGTCGTCGCCGAGGACGGGTCCGTCCCGTCTCGACGCGCCCTCCTCGTCCGGAATCTCCTCCGGCCGCTCGATTTCGTCCCCTTCTACGCGCTCGGTCTCGTCTCGGTGCTGGCGACCGACCGCGCCCAGCGCGTCGGCGACCTGTTGGCCGACACCGTGGTCGTCCGGACCGAGTGA
- a CDS encoding PadR family transcriptional regulator, producing the protein MHDLTGFQRDLLYVIAGKDEPHGLAIKEELESYYEKEIHHGRLYPNLDTLVDKGLVDKGQRDRRTNYYALTDRGSREIDARHEWESKHVGEQASVTA; encoded by the coding sequence ATGCACGACCTGACTGGTTTCCAACGGGACCTGCTGTACGTCATCGCGGGCAAGGACGAACCCCACGGCCTCGCCATCAAGGAAGAACTCGAATCGTACTACGAGAAGGAGATTCACCACGGTCGCCTCTACCCCAACCTCGACACCCTCGTGGACAAGGGCCTCGTGGACAAGGGCCAGCGCGACCGGCGAACCAACTACTACGCCCTCACCGACCGCGGAAGCCGCGAAATCGACGCCCGCCACGAGTGGGAGTCCAAGCACGTCGGCGAGCAGGCATCCGTCACGGCGTAA
- a CDS encoding DUF354 domain-containing protein — MKYLFFTNTPAQAHQYRQAVAGLEDRGHEVLVLARDYGCTEALLDHYDLPYEIFGRCETQKFSLARELPKHLARVALKARQYDPDCVFGRGAYAALAGTVGGAPVVLVDDSGNTDLDHAISVPLADAVLTPHTFDKDLGEKHYEFRGFKELAYLHPDEYEPQADIREKLGVADDEEYAIVRLNAFGSHHDVGEAGFTPAKRRELVEALAEEATVFVSDEGGDMDLNEAPAQAFDLHPALLHDALAEASLLVADTQTMVTEAALLGTPAIRSNSFVGEDDMGNFVDLERHGLVYNLREFDAVLDAATDILADESAGQRWRNLRDDYLDDKVNLTEVLLDVAEAIHATDRIDRIGGVTHREGRRFGLESVRSDGGRSR; from the coding sequence ATGAAGTATCTGTTCTTCACGAACACGCCGGCGCAGGCCCACCAGTACAGGCAGGCAGTCGCGGGACTCGAAGACCGAGGACACGAGGTGCTGGTCCTCGCGCGGGACTACGGTTGCACCGAGGCCCTGCTCGACCACTACGACCTCCCCTACGAAATCTTCGGTCGGTGCGAGACCCAGAAGTTCTCGCTGGCCCGCGAACTGCCCAAACACCTCGCCAGAGTCGCGCTGAAGGCCCGCCAGTACGACCCGGATTGCGTCTTCGGGCGCGGGGCCTACGCCGCGCTGGCCGGAACCGTCGGCGGTGCGCCGGTGGTCCTCGTGGACGACTCTGGCAACACCGACTTGGACCACGCGATTTCGGTCCCGCTGGCCGACGCGGTGCTGACGCCCCACACCTTCGACAAGGACCTCGGCGAGAAGCACTACGAGTTCCGCGGATTCAAGGAACTCGCCTACCTCCACCCCGACGAGTACGAACCGCAGGCCGACATCCGAGAGAAACTGGGGGTCGCCGACGACGAGGAGTACGCCATCGTTCGCCTCAACGCCTTCGGGTCCCATCACGACGTGGGCGAGGCCGGATTCACGCCGGCGAAGCGCCGGGAACTCGTGGAGGCGCTGGCCGAGGAGGCCACCGTCTTCGTCTCGGACGAGGGCGGCGACATGGACCTGAACGAGGCCCCCGCGCAGGCGTTCGACCTGCATCCCGCCCTGCTTCACGACGCCCTCGCGGAAGCGTCCCTGCTGGTCGCCGACACTCAGACGATGGTGACCGAGGCCGCGCTCCTCGGGACGCCCGCGATTCGGTCGAACTCCTTCGTGGGCGAGGACGACATGGGCAACTTCGTGGACCTCGAACGCCACGGACTCGTCTACAACCTCCGGGAGTTCGACGCGGTTCTCGACGCCGCGACCGACATTCTGGCCGACGAGAGCGCGGGCCAGCGGTGGCGCAACCTCCGGGACGACTATCTGGACGACAAGGTGAACCTGACCGAGGTCCTGCTCGACGTAGCCGAGGCGATTCACGCCACCGACCGCATCGACCGCATCGGCGGGGTCACCCACCGGGAGGGCAGAAGGTTCGGCCTCGAATCGGTCCGGAGCGACGGGGGCCGCTCTCGATGA
- a CDS encoding glycosyltransferase family 4 protein: protein MNVLNLVSNADARFYKQQVETLAERGIDCTTATPPGDHLTDEEVTERSAGDYLRFVPEVISESLEGYDLVHANYGLTAPAALAQVRLPVVLSLWGTDLMGEYGWLAKQCARYCDAVIVMSDEMARELGGSCYVIPHGIDMDRFAPRPKAEARAELGWDPDARHVLFPYPPNQEVKNHPRAERVVELARERVDDDVNLQVVYDVAHAEVPRYMNASDVLLLTSEREGSPNTVKEALSCNLPVISTDVGDVASRLDGVSASVASDDDDELAEALADVLADPRRSDGREAVRDISLQRMGERIEGVYETVL, encoded by the coding sequence ATGAACGTCCTCAACCTCGTCTCGAACGCCGACGCCAGATTCTACAAACAGCAGGTCGAGACGCTGGCGGAGCGCGGCATCGACTGCACGACGGCGACCCCGCCGGGCGACCACCTCACCGACGAGGAGGTCACCGAGCGGTCGGCCGGCGACTACCTCCGGTTCGTTCCCGAGGTGATTTCGGAGTCGCTGGAGGGGTACGACCTCGTTCACGCCAACTACGGGTTGACCGCCCCGGCGGCGCTCGCGCAGGTCCGACTTCCGGTGGTCCTCTCGCTGTGGGGCACCGACCTGATGGGCGAGTACGGATGGCTGGCAAAGCAGTGCGCCCGCTACTGCGATGCGGTCATCGTGATGTCCGACGAGATGGCACGCGAGTTGGGCGGGTCGTGCTACGTCATCCCCCACGGCATCGACATGGACCGGTTCGCGCCGCGACCCAAGGCCGAGGCCCGCGCCGAACTCGGGTGGGACCCCGACGCCCGCCACGTGCTGTTCCCGTACCCGCCGAATCAGGAGGTCAAGAACCACCCCCGCGCCGAGCGCGTGGTCGAACTGGCCCGCGAACGGGTGGACGACGACGTGAACTTGCAGGTGGTCTACGACGTTGCCCACGCCGAGGTCCCGAGGTACATGAACGCCAGCGATGTCCTCCTGTTGACCTCCGAGCGCGAGGGGTCGCCGAACACGGTCAAGGAAGCCCTGAGTTGCAATCTCCCAGTCATCTCGACCGACGTGGGCGACGTGGCCAGCAGACTCGACGGGGTGTCGGCGTCGGTGGCCTCGGACGACGACGACGAACTCGCTGAGGCGCTGGCCGACGTGTTGGCCGACCCCCGGCGCTCGGACGGCCGCGAGGCGGTCCGGGACATCAGCCTCCAGCGGATGGGCGAGCGCATCGAAGGCGTCTACGAGACGGTGCTGTGA